From the Phycisphaerae bacterium genome, one window contains:
- a CDS encoding tetratricopeptide repeat protein, protein MSKLLEILGRAIAVNTPGLLWHWIDTVIKSNPDYDEINDILDLVSVAGFDMAEEKAAKYLLERPGCAVGRMAATALCLEKSDLKGAIENLQTIYCKQPNNTIALYALGHCYERLYKEAEAIEFYQDCLKFKNYLEFPRLRLAAIYYKNGQVERAIQEYRRQISEYPDDIETLVLLGHLYMQTGDYESATEAFNNAILIHPDNFNSSAAEEEKVQEIIDEQGPYQAIDYLNELLEKQPEAADLNVQLAEIFEQTEDFAQAVVHYEKAIRLEPNYLAAYVKLGSLHVINSNMSMAAELFNRAAAINDEIVDAYVGLAQAQKKLGDDDSAYATLSLSAAIAQNSCILFAEAARLRLSAATGTEFDKQKSDRIALETFEKEYSENPENLSVGYALGTILMKYRKYKQAAEKFTEVVQRNETNYRALTRLILCCTELGDKSRTLTYLNAENKTNSRLIDLHYKTALLYCNRAAFMSALKTSRKEHLQEFDTESTYTALNETLQNMGLIDRAYACWNLIGDMVNIASQRPV, encoded by the coding sequence ATGTCAAAACTACTTGAAATTCTCGGCAGGGCGATTGCTGTAAATACTCCGGGGTTACTTTGGCACTGGATCGATACTGTTATAAAGTCAAATCCTGATTACGATGAAATCAACGATATTCTGGATTTGGTTTCCGTGGCCGGCTTCGATATGGCAGAGGAAAAAGCAGCAAAATATCTGCTCGAAAGACCCGGCTGCGCCGTCGGCAGAATGGCCGCGACCGCGCTTTGCCTTGAGAAATCGGACCTTAAAGGCGCGATAGAAAACCTTCAAACGATTTATTGCAAACAGCCGAATAATACAATCGCGCTGTACGCACTCGGACACTGTTACGAAAGACTTTATAAGGAAGCTGAAGCCATAGAGTTTTATCAGGACTGCCTGAAGTTCAAAAATTATCTTGAGTTCCCGAGATTGAGACTTGCCGCCATATATTATAAAAACGGACAGGTCGAAAGGGCGATTCAGGAGTATCGAAGGCAAATAAGCGAATATCCCGATGACATAGAAACTCTCGTGCTGCTGGGGCATTTGTATATGCAAACCGGCGATTACGAATCCGCGACAGAGGCGTTCAATAACGCAATTCTGATACATCCCGATAATTTCAACAGCTCCGCGGCGGAAGAAGAAAAAGTCCAGGAAATTATAGACGAGCAGGGTCCCTATCAGGCGATAGATTATCTGAACGAGCTTCTCGAAAAACAGCCTGAGGCGGCGGATTTAAATGTTCAGCTCGCCGAGATTTTCGAACAAACCGAAGATTTCGCGCAGGCGGTTGTTCACTATGAAAAAGCCATAAGACTGGAGCCAAACTATCTGGCGGCTTATGTAAAGCTCGGTTCTTTGCACGTAATCAATTCGAATATGTCCATGGCCGCCGAACTTTTTAACAGGGCCGCTGCCATAAACGACGAAATCGTCGACGCGTATGTCGGACTGGCGCAGGCACAAAAAAAACTTGGAGACGATGACTCGGCATACGCAACACTGAGTCTCTCTGCCGCGATAGCGCAGAATAGCTGTATATTATTCGCCGAAGCGGCGAGATTAAGATTGAGCGCCGCGACCGGGACGGAATTCGACAAGCAAAAATCCGACAGAATCGCACTGGAGACCTTTGAAAAAGAGTATTCGGAAAATCCCGAGAATCTTTCGGTCGGATACGCCCTGGGCACAATTTTAATGAAATACAGGAAATACAAACAGGCTGCCGAAAAGTTCACTGAAGTTGTCCAGAGAAATGAAACAAATTACAGGGCCCTTACACGGCTGATTCTTTGCTGCACAGAACTCGGCGACAAATCGAGGACATTGACCTATCTGAACGCAGAAAACAAAACCAACAGCCGGCTTATCGACCTGCATTACAAAACAGCTCTTTTGTATTGCAACAGGGCCGCGTTTATGAGCGCTTTGAAAACGAGCCGAAAAGAACACCTCCAGGAGTTCGATACGGAATCAACCTACACGGCATTAAACGAAACACTCCAGAACATGGGGCTTATCGACCGTGCCTATGCCTGCTGGAACCTGATAGGCGATATGGTCAATATAGCGTCACAAAGGCCCGTTTAG
- a CDS encoding chemotaxis protein CheB, with protein sequence MKKPRAAPKKKKNIPANHKTAFFPIVGIGASAGGLEAYQELLRNLSARPGMAIVFIMHLTPGHKSMLTELLARQTKMPVREIRNGMRIEINNVYVIPPSTNVSIAGGRLKLNKIRDAGLRRMPIDWLFRSLAEDQGNRSIGVILSGTATDGTLGAEAIKAEGGITFAQDEKSAKYSGMPQSVIAAGCADFVLSPKKIARELERIAKHPFISSAGLVKPEKSVVTEDKGLKSIFDILQLAKGVDFTHYKTNTISRRISRRMVLLKLENLRGYIKFLRENKDEVENLYEDLLIKVTSFFRDQKVFNTLRKRIIPAILKNKTKGQEIRIWVPGCSSGEEAYSIAMCFIEAMGSKRSLIPVRIFATDVSESNIDKARRGSYDKSILRDFTPERLKRFFTKTGGSYKISKMLREMCVFSKQNVFSDPPFSNLDLISCRNLLIYMQPVLQKRIFNNFHYGLRPGGFLVLGTSESAGGYSNLFKTLDRQHRIFVKKYLSGGYRLESGQKYYPLKQLEIKEPPAIRKGKESDMARLVEQVVLGEYAPCGVLIDGDMEVVQFRGHTGCYLESAAGKPSLNIFKLAPRGLFQPLRTAIYKARGTKHTVKIEAEDLKYNGRKMRVNITVVPVKSGPLKEEFFLVLFDEIPRVAGGEILPKARRKSAKDENYVESLQK encoded by the coding sequence ATGAAAAAACCAAGAGCAGCGCCAAAAAAGAAAAAGAATATACCTGCCAATCACAAAACAGCGTTTTTCCCTATAGTCGGTATCGGGGCGTCAGCCGGGGGTCTTGAAGCATATCAGGAATTACTCAGAAATTTGTCTGCCCGGCCGGGAATGGCAATTGTATTTATAATGCATTTAACCCCGGGCCATAAAAGCATGCTGACGGAACTGCTTGCCAGACAGACAAAAATGCCGGTAAGAGAAATCAGGAATGGTATGCGCATAGAAATCAACAATGTTTATGTAATACCGCCGAGCACTAATGTTTCCATCGCAGGCGGAAGACTGAAACTTAATAAGATACGCGATGCAGGCCTCAGACGTATGCCGATAGACTGGCTTTTCCGTTCTCTGGCCGAAGACCAGGGCAACAGGAGTATCGGAGTTATTCTTTCAGGGACAGCGACGGATGGGACGCTCGGAGCCGAGGCGATAAAGGCCGAAGGAGGTATTACTTTTGCCCAGGATGAAAAGAGCGCAAAATACAGCGGTATGCCGCAAAGCGTGATTGCCGCCGGCTGTGCGGATTTTGTGCTTTCGCCGAAAAAGATTGCACGTGAGCTGGAACGTATAGCAAAGCATCCGTTTATATCGTCTGCCGGACTTGTTAAACCGGAAAAATCAGTCGTAACGGAAGATAAAGGCCTTAAAAGTATTTTTGATATATTGCAGTTGGCCAAGGGGGTGGACTTTACTCATTATAAAACCAATACCATCAGCAGGCGTATATCGCGCCGAATGGTTTTGCTTAAATTGGAAAATCTCAGGGGCTACATAAAGTTCCTGCGTGAAAATAAGGACGAGGTGGAAAATCTTTATGAAGACTTATTGATAAAGGTTACCAGTTTCTTCCGTGACCAGAAAGTTTTTAATACATTAAGGAAACGCATAATACCGGCGATACTTAAAAACAAGACGAAAGGTCAGGAGATAAGAATATGGGTTCCGGGCTGTTCGAGCGGCGAGGAAGCTTATTCCATCGCTATGTGCTTTATTGAAGCGATGGGAAGCAAAAGGAGCCTGATTCCTGTGCGGATTTTTGCCACCGATGTAAGCGAAAGCAATATTGACAAGGCTCGCCGGGGCAGTTACGACAAAAGCATATTAAGAGATTTTACGCCTGAGCGGTTAAAAAGATTTTTCACCAAAACAGGCGGCTCTTACAAAATTTCCAAGATGCTGAGGGAGATGTGTGTTTTTTCAAAACAGAATGTGTTTAGCGACCCACCCTTCTCCAATTTAGACCTTATAAGCTGCCGTAACCTGCTTATATATATGCAGCCGGTTTTGCAGAAAAGAATATTTAATAATTTTCACTATGGTTTAAGGCCCGGCGGGTTTCTGGTCTTAGGAACCTCCGAATCCGCAGGCGGTTATTCGAATCTGTTTAAGACGCTGGATAGACAGCATAGAATTTTTGTAAAAAAATATCTGTCGGGAGGGTACAGGCTCGAATCGGGTCAGAAATATTATCCGCTGAAGCAATTGGAAATTAAGGAACCCCCGGCTATCCGAAAAGGCAAAGAATCGGATATGGCGCGCCTGGTGGAGCAGGTTGTGCTTGGCGAATACGCTCCATGCGGGGTGCTGATAGACGGCGATATGGAGGTTGTTCAGTTTCGCGGGCATACCGGCTGCTATCTCGAATCGGCGGCGGGCAAACCGAGTCTTAACATATTCAAATTGGCGCCGCGCGGACTGTTTCAGCCTTTGCGCACGGCGATATATAAAGCAAGGGGAACAAAACATACAGTAAAAATCGAAGCCGAGGATTTAAAGTACAATGGCCGGAAAATGAGGGTTAATATTACAGTCGTTCCTGTAAAATCAGGGCCGCTTAAAGAAGAGTTCTTTCTGGTGCTTTTTGACGAAATCCCCAGGGTTGCCGGGGGCGAGATTTTGCCAAAGGCACGCAGGAAATCCGCTAAAGACGAGAACTATGTCGAGAGCCTGCAGAAATAA
- a CDS encoding PAS domain S-box protein, with protein MKTANEEILSSNEELLSTNEELETAKEELQSTNEELITTNEELQDRNKEVVLLNSDLINLLTSINMPVIMMGTDLCVRRVTPQAEKVLNVVSSDVGRPISKIKLSVDIPDFEKILLDVIENLHQKTFEIKDKEENWYSVYIRPYRTLDNKINGVVAIFIDITEHKKAQQVIEDARTYSESILETMREPLIMLNADLKVISANKSFRQAFKVDHKESEDRFIYDLGNGQWNIPRLRELLENILPMNNAIDNYEIEHDFENIGPKTMLFNARRFMDTKMILITIEDITERKQAEETIHRERDRAQMYLDTVETIIVALNTEGKITTINRKGCQLFGRSEDELVGQSWFSTCLPQPDGKEKVYPVFLQHMAGKLEATEYFENPIITRSGELRQIAWHNTLLHDEQGRITGTLSAGEDITERKQAEKKIEWLSSFPVLNPLPVLEIGRKGEIYFINSAARRAFPDIEKKKFAHPFLAGIKSHFDKPHKKEIEYFYREVEIDGCWYSQVITVVDLNRIRLYSFDITERKRMEKKMAQAKEDEFRAIFDNAVDGILIVDTENKKFYRGNNAICRMLGYSPQEIKGLGVEDIHPKRDLPYVISQFERQAKGEIQLAESLPVKRKDGSVFYADINSTTIVIAGKAYLIGFFRDITKRKQAEDLLRQSEDRYRSLFESSRDAIMTLEPPSWKFTSGNMATIEMFRVKNEEEFLTYQPWELSPLYQPDGRKSQDKSKEMIEIAMNKGAHFFEWTHKRATGEEFLTNVLLSRVKLGGKVFLHATVRDITEQRRLEEELRIADEQRATVEMRSRFTSMVSHELRSPLGAIKEGINLVLEGLAGNINDEQKDLLSTAKRNTDRLGRLINNVLDYQKIESGKLEFETLKNNLNETVKEVYKSMSFLAKEKGLQLLIDTDDSIPAIIFDKDRIIQVITNLVSNAIKYTEKGSVTIRTKQKDDAVCVSVQDTGIGVKAEDIEKLFCAFEQLDGPRDKKKGGTGLGLAISKEIILAHQGNIWAESEIGKGSTFHFTIPGKFKEKKKLGEILIEEGKITENDLKKALNKQRQ; from the coding sequence GTGAAAACAGCCAATGAGGAAATACTGTCGAGTAATGAGGAACTGCTGAGCACCAACGAGGAACTGGAAACCGCCAAAGAGGAACTGCAGTCCACAAATGAAGAATTGATTACCACCAACGAGGAACTGCAGGACCGTAATAAGGAAGTTGTTTTGCTGAACAGCGACCTGATAAACTTACTTACCAGTATCAATATGCCGGTCATTATGATGGGGACGGACTTATGTGTGCGAAGAGTAACTCCACAGGCGGAAAAGGTGCTTAATGTAGTTTCTTCCGACGTCGGCAGACCGATAAGCAAAATTAAACTCAGCGTGGATATTCCTGATTTCGAGAAGATACTTTTGGATGTAATAGAGAACCTTCATCAGAAGACATTTGAAATTAAAGACAAAGAGGAAAACTGGTATTCGGTATATATCAGGCCATACCGCACTCTGGATAATAAGATTAACGGCGTGGTCGCGATTTTTATCGATATCACCGAACACAAGAAAGCACAGCAAGTAATCGAGGACGCTCGTACATATTCCGAAAGCATCTTAGAAACAATGCGGGAGCCTTTGATAATGCTGAATGCTGACTTAAAGGTAATCTCCGCCAACAAATCCTTCCGTCAGGCCTTTAAAGTTGACCATAAAGAAAGCGAAGACCGGTTTATTTATGATTTGGGCAACGGACAATGGAATATTCCCAGGCTGCGAGAGTTGCTGGAGAATATCCTTCCCATGAACAATGCTATCGATAACTACGAGATTGAGCACGATTTTGAGAACATCGGGCCCAAAACAATGCTTTTCAATGCCAGACGTTTTATGGATACGAAGATGATACTCATTACTATCGAAGACATCACCGAGCGAAAGCAGGCGGAGGAGACGATTCACCGTGAGCGGGACCGCGCCCAAATGTACCTTGATACGGTAGAAACCATAATCGTCGCCCTTAATACCGAGGGAAAGATAACCACCATCAACAGAAAGGGCTGCCAGCTTTTTGGCCGCAGTGAAGATGAACTCGTCGGGCAGTCCTGGTTTTCTACCTGCCTGCCGCAGCCGGATGGAAAGGAAAAGGTCTATCCTGTATTCTTACAGCATATGGCGGGCAAACTGGAGGCTACAGAATATTTCGAAAATCCCATTATCACCCGCAGCGGCGAGTTGCGGCAGATTGCATGGCATAATACGCTGCTTCACGATGAACAGGGCCGGATAACCGGCACTCTCAGCGCAGGCGAAGACATCACCGAGCGAAAGCAGGCGGAAAAGAAAATCGAATGGCTGAGTTCTTTCCCTGTTTTGAATCCTCTGCCGGTGTTAGAGATTGGCCGAAAAGGCGAGATATATTTTATTAATTCCGCGGCCAGACGGGCATTTCCGGATATTGAAAAAAAGAAATTTGCGCACCCATTCCTGGCGGGAATAAAGTCGCATTTTGATAAACCGCATAAAAAAGAGATCGAATATTTCTACCGCGAAGTAGAAATAGACGGCTGCTGGTATTCTCAGGTTATCACCGTAGTTGACTTAAATAGAATACGTCTTTATTCTTTCGACATCACCGAACGAAAGCGGATGGAGAAAAAAATGGCTCAGGCAAAGGAGGACGAATTCAGAGCTATTTTTGATAATGCGGTCGATGGAATACTTATAGTCGATACGGAAAATAAGAAATTCTACAGGGGCAATAACGCAATTTGCCGGATGCTCGGTTACAGCCCACAGGAAATTAAAGGTTTAGGGGTGGAGGATATTCATCCCAAAAGAGACCTTCCCTACGTTATTAGTCAATTTGAAAGGCAGGCAAAAGGAGAAATTCAATTAGCCGAAAGTCTGCCGGTAAAGAGAAAAGACGGCAGCGTTTTTTATGCCGACATTAATTCAACGACCATCGTAATTGCCGGCAAGGCATATCTAATAGGGTTCTTTCGTGATATCACTAAACGCAAACAGGCCGAAGACCTGCTCCGGCAGAGCGAGGATAGATATCGAAGTCTGTTTGAATCCTCCCGTGACGCTATTATGACCCTTGAACCGCCGTCGTGGAAATTCACATCAGGAAACATGGCTACAATAGAAATGTTCAGGGTGAAAAATGAGGAGGAATTTTTAACATACCAGCCCTGGGAATTATCTCCCCTGTATCAGCCTGACGGGCGAAAATCGCAAGACAAGTCCAAAGAGATGATAGAGATTGCGATGAACAAAGGCGCACATTTTTTCGAGTGGACGCACAAACGCGCAACCGGCGAGGAGTTTTTGACAAATGTGCTGTTATCGAGAGTTAAGCTGGGGGGAAAGGTATTCCTGCATGCGACTGTCAGGGACATTACCGAGCAAAGGCGACTGGAAGAAGAACTGAGAATCGCAGACGAACAAAGAGCCACTGTGGAAATGAGGTCGAGGTTTACCTCTATGGTTTCGCACGAACTCAGGAGTCCGCTCGGAGCTATCAAGGAAGGTATAAATCTTGTCTTAGAGGGCCTGGCAGGTAATATCAATGACGAGCAGAAGGACCTTTTGAGTACCGCAAAGAGAAATACCGACAGGTTAGGACGCCTGATTAACAATGTTTTGGATTACCAGAAAATAGAATCGGGAAAACTGGAGTTTGAAACCCTTAAAAATAATCTTAATGAGACCGTGAAGGAAGTCTATAAATCCATGAGCTTCCTGGCAAAAGAAAAAGGTCTCCAATTGCTGATAGATACCGACGATAGTATCCCGGCGATAATATTTGATAAGGACCGGATTATTCAGGTGATTACTAATTTGGTCAGTAACGCCATAAAATATACCGAAAAAGGCAGCGTTACTATCCGCACGAAGCAGAAGGACGATGCGGTATGTGTATCGGTTCAGGATACTGGTATCGGCGTTAAAGCCGAAGACATAGAAAAGCTTTTTTGTGCCTTTGAACAGTTAGACGGCCCAAGAGACAAGAAAAAAGGCGGCACGGGCCTTGGGCTGGCGATTTCCAAAGAGATAATCCTTGCCCATCAGGGAAATATATGGGCCGAATCGGAAATAGGCAAAGGCTCGACTTTTCATTTTACTATTCCAGGAAAGTTTAAGGAGAAAAAGAAACTTGGAGAGATTCTTATCGAAGAAGGAAAGATAACAGAGAACGATTTAAAAAAGGCGTTGAATAAGCAAAGACAATAG
- a CDS encoding response regulator, whose protein sequence is MARTILIIDDDADWVQMMSKRLRINGYQVEAAFDSVQAVSQALKVKPDLILLDILMPAGGGVGVLEKLRENVNTFNTPVIALTALSDKQTVETMVELGVSGYFVKPLEMVKLLEKIEDVLGKR, encoded by the coding sequence ATGGCAAGGACAATTTTGATAATAGATGACGATGCGGATTGGGTACAGATGATGAGCAAGAGGCTGAGAATTAACGGATACCAGGTGGAAGCGGCGTTTGATTCTGTACAGGCGGTTTCGCAGGCGCTGAAAGTAAAGCCGGATTTGATACTTTTGGATATTTTAATGCCTGCCGGCGGCGGGGTCGGGGTGCTCGAGAAGTTAAGGGAAAATGTCAATACGTTTAATACCCCGGTAATTGCCCTTACGGCGCTTAGTGATAAGCAAACGGTAGAAACTATGGTGGAATTGGGTGTGTCCGGATATTTTGTCAAGCCATTAGAAATGGTCAAGCTGCTCGAGAAGATAGAAGATGTCTTGGGTAAGAGATAA
- a CDS encoding response regulator, translated as MAKKILIVDDEPDLLKVTLLRLKKTGYEVYSATDGREVLDVVPRIMPDLIILDVYIPVLNGDEVARILKRDDKLKHIPIILISATTRTLDERAADCGADAFITKPFEPEELIGQVKKILGE; from the coding sequence ATGGCTAAAAAAATACTGATTGTTGACGATGAGCCGGACCTGCTGAAAGTTACATTGCTTAGATTGAAGAAGACCGGTTATGAAGTATATAGTGCCACAGATGGACGAGAGGTATTGGATGTGGTTCCCAGGATAATGCCGGATTTGATAATTCTCGATGTATACATTCCTGTGCTTAATGGTGATGAGGTTGCCAGGATATTGAAGAGGGATGATAAATTAAAGCATATCCCGATCATTTTAATCTCCGCTACTACTCGGACCCTTGATGAAAGAGCCGCAGATTGCGGAGCGGACGCTTTTATTACCAAGCCGTTCGAGCCGGAGGAGTTAATCGGTCAGGTAAAAAAGATTCTGGGGGAGTAG
- a CDS encoding response regulator: MKKILIVDNDEDFLQMLGKRLTSEGYSVIKATTGTDAIGWALLEHPDIIILDVLMPNMEGEEVAAKLKEYVQTRNIPVIFLTALITKTDEEKYSSKANGHIIFAKPLDTGKLLEQIKKLLNSTPVS; this comes from the coding sequence ATGAAGAAAATACTTATTGTCGATAATGACGAGGATTTTCTGCAGATGCTCGGTAAAAGATTAACCTCTGAAGGATATTCTGTTATTAAGGCGACAACCGGAACCGATGCCATAGGCTGGGCGTTATTAGAGCACCCTGATATCATTATACTTGACGTATTAATGCCGAATATGGAGGGCGAGGAAGTGGCGGCAAAATTGAAAGAGTACGTCCAGACCAGAAATATTCCTGTGATATTTTTAACCGCTCTGATTACAAAAACAGATGAGGAAAAATACAGCTCAAAGGCTAACGGTCATATTATTTTTGCCAAACCTCTCGATACGGGAAAATTATTAGAGCAGATAAAAAAGCTTTTAAACAGTACGCCGGTTTCATAA
- a CDS encoding ankyrin repeat domain-containing protein, with translation MKHILFVLMCLSLIPAAFAEPNEPSKNDKLIQAAYDGNLPAVQALLSNGANVNAKTNEGTTALYMATWKAHTKIIKLLLEKNANVNAKTNTGASALTVAVISGYDGIVRLLIEKGADVNAKDKNGATPLMWASYNDFAGIVKLLLKNNADVNAKGNDGTTALAMAAANGNTDIVRLLLKNGADVSVRTNIGGTALTLAAYYGHLESVGLLLENGADVNVRDNDGINALWLASQEGHSEVVELLLLNGGDVKLTDKDGVTALLVAVQRGHTEVIRLLLENGANANARMISNGMTALTTATLQGRPEVVKLLLDKGADANAKTNDGITALGAAKNDGYIEIVQLLEKAGAKE, from the coding sequence ATGAAACATATTTTATTTGTTCTGATGTGTCTGTCTTTGATACCTGCGGCATTTGCTGAACCTAATGAACCGAGTAAGAATGATAAATTGATTCAGGCCGCTTATGACGGCAACCTCCCTGCCGTACAGGCCCTTCTGTCTAATGGCGCCAATGTAAATGCGAAGACTAATGAAGGCACAACGGCGCTGTATATGGCGACGTGGAAGGCCCATACCAAAATTATTAAGCTGCTTTTGGAAAAGAATGCCAATGTCAACGCCAAAACCAACACCGGAGCGTCGGCGCTGACGGTAGCCGTGATTTCCGGTTATGACGGCATCGTTCGGCTCCTGATTGAAAAAGGCGCTGATGTCAACGCCAAAGATAAAAATGGCGCAACGCCTCTGATGTGGGCCTCGTACAATGACTTCGCTGGAATTGTAAAACTGCTTTTAAAAAACAATGCCGACGTAAACGCCAAAGGCAATGACGGCACGACGGCTCTTGCAATGGCCGCGGCCAACGGCAATACTGATATTGTTCGGCTCCTTTTAAAAAATGGCGCTGACGTCAGCGTCAGAACTAATATTGGCGGAACTGCACTTACATTGGCGGCGTATTACGGCCATCTCGAAAGTGTCGGGCTTTTACTCGAAAACGGCGCCGATGTTAACGTCAGGGACAATGACGGCATAAACGCCCTGTGGCTGGCATCGCAGGAAGGTCATTCGGAGGTTGTCGAACTTCTTCTGTTAAATGGCGGCGATGTTAAACTCACGGATAAGGACGGCGTAACAGCCCTGCTTGTAGCGGTACAGAGGGGCCATACCGAGGTCATCAGGCTCCTGCTCGAAAATGGCGCCAATGCCAATGCCAGGATGATTAGCAATGGTATGACGGCGCTGACAACGGCAACTTTGCAGGGCAGACCGGAAGTCGTCAAACTCCTGCTCGATAAAGGCGCCGATGCCAACGCGAAAACAAACGACGGCATAACAGCTTTAGGGGCCGCAAAAAATGACGGCTACATAGAAATTGTGCAATTGCTCGAAAAAGCCGGCGCAAAGGAATAA
- a CDS encoding response regulator encodes MTKTMAKQKKGDESPQIAAILVVDDNEQNLELLQAYLEDIECRTIPAKDGIEALEIIKKSKPDLVLLDVMMPRMSGFEVCRRIKNNPQTADLPVIMVTALNELGDIERAIESGTDDFLSKPVNKLELITRVKTMLKLKHLSDKLEKTLAYLSEIEKHAK; translated from the coding sequence ATGACAAAGACGATGGCAAAACAGAAGAAGGGCGATGAAAGTCCTCAAATCGCAGCGATACTTGTTGTCGATGATAACGAGCAGAACCTTGAACTTCTGCAGGCATATCTCGAAGACATCGAGTGCCGAACAATACCCGCAAAGGACGGCATAGAGGCGCTCGAAATAATCAAAAAATCAAAACCAGACCTTGTGCTGCTCGATGTTATGATGCCGAGAATGAGCGGCTTCGAGGTTTGCAGAAGAATAAAAAATAATCCGCAGACCGCCGATTTGCCTGTGATTATGGTTACGGCCCTTAACGAACTGGGGGATATCGAAAGGGCGATTGAGTCGGGAACAGACGACTTTCTCAGCAAGCCTGTCAATAAGCTCGAACTTATAACCCGCGTAAAAACAATGCTGAAACTTAAACATCTATCCGACAAACTCGAAAAGACACTGGCGTATCTGAGCGAAATAGAAAAACATGCCAAATAA
- a CDS encoding HAMP domain-containing sensor histidine kinase — protein MQQIIEKRRSLNKEINMQLQQNKELQARLAKLQTLANLGTISAIVAHEINNILMPLGNYAQVALNNPNDAALTQKALQKTVFNSARASEILESILAVVNGEAIDKKICRLKQLVNEVFSCIGRDFDKDKIKVKLEIPDELSFLAVPVQLQQVLMNLILNAREAMMPSGGTLTIKAICQQASVVIEISDTGSGISPENMEKIFEPFFSTKTPQSPAGRVGAGLGLVFCKEIIDSHEGTIEVDSESDKGTKFIITLPIGK, from the coding sequence TTGCAGCAGATAATTGAGAAACGCCGTTCTCTTAACAAAGAGATTAATATGCAACTACAGCAGAATAAAGAACTTCAGGCACGTCTGGCAAAGCTCCAGACCCTTGCTAATCTGGGTACTATCAGCGCGATTGTCGCCCATGAAATTAATAATATCCTTATGCCGCTGGGCAATTATGCCCAGGTTGCGCTGAATAATCCCAACGATGCCGCCCTGACTCAGAAGGCCCTTCAGAAAACCGTATTTAATAGCGCCCGTGCCTCTGAAATTCTCGAAAGCATCCTGGCCGTCGTAAATGGTGAAGCGATTGATAAAAAAATATGCAGGTTGAAACAGCTCGTTAACGAAGTCTTTTCCTGCATTGGCAGGGATTTCGATAAAGACAAAATAAAGGTCAAACTCGAAATTCCAGATGAGCTTAGCTTCCTTGCTGTTCCGGTCCAGTTGCAGCAGGTATTGATGAACCTGATTTTAAACGCCCGTGAAGCGATGATGCCTTCCGGCGGAACGCTGACCATAAAAGCCATCTGCCAGCAGGCTTCTGTCGTAATAGAGATATCTGACACTGGCTCCGGCATTTCACCGGAGAATATGGAGAAAATCTTTGAGCCGTTCTTCTCGACAAAGACTCCTCAGTCCCCTGCCGGTCGGGTCGGCGCAGGCCTTGGCCTTGTGTTCTGCAAAGAGATTATCGATTCGCACGAAGGAACAATCGAAGTTGACTCCGAATCGGACAAAGGAACAAAATTTATCATTACTTTGCCGATTGGCAAATAA